In Leptospiraceae bacterium, one DNA window encodes the following:
- a CDS encoding MBL fold metallo-hydrolase, with product MNIKLYGTRGSMAAPLRNQEYKSKVIEILEKFVDSAEFSKNTIPSFYQSLPDNLKYTMGGDTTCVTVTSKAGNTYVADCGTGGRVLGDELMKTDLGKGKGELNIFITHTHWDHIQGFPFFKPMYIPGNVLNFYSPYPDLEQRLIQQQEKEYFPMPFHGTASKKNFITIKENEEIRFPDGLVVDAHPLKHPGGSYAYRFRDHGKFFVFATDAEFTGEDLPDIKNKSDFFGGADLLVIDSQYTLDESFAKFDWGHTSYTMAVNCATIWEVKNLVLTHHEPAYNDKKVFEILEDAIEHKKNLGGAKLNIHLAREGLQFQL from the coding sequence TTGAATATAAAATTGTACGGAACTCGCGGTTCTATGGCCGCTCCACTTAGAAATCAGGAATACAAATCTAAGGTTATTGAAATTTTAGAGAAATTTGTAGATAGCGCAGAATTTTCAAAAAATACAATTCCGAGTTTTTATCAATCTCTCCCTGATAATTTGAAATACACAATGGGTGGAGACACTACTTGTGTTACGGTTACTTCCAAAGCGGGAAATACGTATGTCGCAGATTGCGGTACGGGTGGCAGGGTACTGGGCGATGAGCTAATGAAAACAGATTTGGGAAAGGGAAAGGGCGAGCTGAATATTTTTATAACCCACACCCACTGGGATCATATCCAAGGGTTCCCATTTTTTAAGCCCATGTATATACCTGGAAATGTATTGAATTTCTATTCTCCTTATCCAGATTTAGAACAGAGACTTATCCAGCAGCAGGAAAAGGAATACTTTCCTATGCCCTTCCACGGTACGGCTTCAAAAAAGAATTTTATCACGATTAAAGAAAATGAAGAGATTCGTTTTCCTGATGGTCTCGTAGTGGACGCTCATCCTCTAAAACATCCAGGGGGTTCTTATGCGTATAGATTCAGAGACCACGGTAAATTTTTTGTGTTTGCGACTGACGCAGAATTCACAGGAGAAGATTTACCTGATATCAAAAATAAATCTGATTTTTTCGGTGGTGCTGATTTATTGGTAATAGACTCACAATACACTTTAGATGAGTCTTTTGCTAAATTCGATTGGGGGCATACTTCCTACACTATGGCGGTGAATTGTGCTACAATCTGGGAAGTGAAAAATCTTGTACTCACTCACCATGAGCCTGCGTACAACGACAAAAAGGTTTTTGAAATTTTGGAAGATGCGATAGAACACAAAAAAAATCTTGGTGGTGCAAAATTGAATATACATTTAGCAAGAGAAGGTCTTCAATTTCAATTATAA